CCTGGTATTACTTTAGTAATCTCTCCTTTAATATCATTAATGAAGGACCAAGTAGATAGTCTTAACGAGCATGGTATTCATAGTGTTTATCTCAACTCCAGTCTATCCAGTGAAGATTATTTTGCTGTGCTGGATAGGATTAACTCTGGACAAGTCAAGCTGATTTATGTATCACCAGAAAGATTAAAGAGCGAGTCTTTTCTACAATTAGCTAATGACTTACCCTTAGATCAAATAGCCATTGATGAAGCCCACTGTGTTTCCCAATGGGGACACGACTTTAGAGCCTCTTACCGAGAAATTGCTACTTTTATTGATCAATTAAGTGAGCGGCCAGTCGTTTCTGCCTTTACAGCCACAGCTACCAATCGGGTTCAAGAGGATATTATTCATCAATTGGCTCTTGAGAACCCCTATGTCCTCATTAATTCCTTTGATCGTCCCAATCTGACCTTTGAGGTTATGGAACCAGAATCAAAGAAGAAGACTGTAATTGATTTAATAGATAAAGAAGAAGCAGCTATCATTTATGCTTCTTCTCGAAAAACTGTTGACCGTTTGAGTGAATGGTTAAGAGACCAAGGCCTACCGGTGAGCGCTTATCATGCGGGAATGAGTCCAGCAGACCGTATGGCTTCGCAAAATGACTTCATCTATGAGCGTACTAATATTATTGTGGCAACCAATGCCTTTGGGATGGGAATTGATAAACCTGATGTTCGGCAGGTGATCCATTACAACTTGCCCACTAATTTAGAGAGTTACTACCAAGAAGCAGGCCGGGCAGGCAGAGACGGCTTGCCGGCTAGAGCTATTCTTCTCTACAGCCCCAAGGATATCTTGACCGCAAAATTTTTGATTAGTCAAAGCAATGATCCCACTAGTGAAGGTCGCTTAAATGATATGATTAATTAT
The nucleotide sequence above comes from Aerococcus urinae. Encoded proteins:
- the recQ gene encoding DNA helicase RecQ, which translates into the protein MQIEQDLEKYFGYKTFRPGQKELIESILTGRDSLGILPTGGGKSICYQLPALILPGITLVISPLISLMKDQVDSLNEHGIHSVYLNSSLSSEDYFAVLDRINSGQVKLIYVSPERLKSESFLQLANDLPLDQIAIDEAHCVSQWGHDFRASYREIATFIDQLSERPVVSAFTATATNRVQEDIIHQLALENPYVLINSFDRPNLTFEVMEPESKKKTVIDLIDKEEAAIIYASSRKTVDRLSEWLRDQGLPVSAYHAGMSPADRMASQNDFIYERTNIIVATNAFGMGIDKPDVRQVIHYNLPTNLESYYQEAGRAGRDGLPARAILLYSPKDILTAKFLISQSNDPTSEGRLNDMINYATTSSCLRQHILAYFGQEAPDHCQNCSNCLQQVKKVDVSREGQMILSCIVRMAYPYGMTLVTDVLKGKKLQKIKDKHFDQLSTYALLKDMNVQTIKNIISQLISEGALAVNEYKGLSLTEKALPILKGNKCLYIKESAYIRSENKTKISQKAQSLTDHLSPEDEELFEALRELRYSLASEENVPAYIIFNNQSLLDMVEIKPKNYQEFLDISGVGPVKADKYADDFCQLIEDFVSIK